The Streptomyces sp. B3I8 nucleotide sequence ACCGGAGCCGCCGGGCAGCCCGGCAAGGCCGGTGAGCGCGGGGAAGTATCCAGAACCACCGCACCAAGGGCGGCGAGGGAGGCACCGGCGGCGCCGGCGGGGCTCCCGGCAGGGGAGCCACAGCCACCTACGGCGCGGGCGGCGACGGAGGCACCGGTGGCCGTGGCGGCTTCGGCGCCGGCAGCGGCGGCCCGGGCGGCTGCTGCGAACCCAGCCACGGCACCGCAGCGGGTAACTGCGTCCACGGAGACACCGGCACCTACGGACACCGCGGCGACCAAGACTCCACCGGAGCCAAAGGCGCCCCCGGCGCCGTCGTCATCACCTGGTCCTGATCGCACCCCGGACGCGCCCCGGACGGCGCCCCGGTGAGACAACGCCCTGCAGAAGGTCATTGAGCGGCACAACGGCGAGGCCCACACCACAGGTGGTGTGGGCCTCGCCGTCCCATGTGTGAAGGTCGTGGCCGCCCGTTCGGCAAGGGTGCCTCCGATGATTGGTTGGAAGCGGTGCTCGCCCAAGGGCTCGTAGCCTGCGTCAGCGTTCAGTCAGTGCAGGTCGCAGCACTTCGGGCCAGGCTCGTCGCTTCAGGTTGGCCTGCTTGGCCCCGGTCTCCTCCACCAGGTGCGCGACGGGTGGGTGAGTGACGAGAAGCCGGACGGCGCCGGCAGCGGAGGCGGAGGCGGAGGGTGCCGCGGTGACGGCGGCGGAGGCGGAGGCGGAGGGTGCCGCGGTGACGGCGGCGGAGGCGGAGGCGGAGGGTGCCGCGGTGACGGCGGCGGAGGCGGAGGCGGAGGGTGCCGCGGTGACGGCGGCGGAGGCGGAGGCGGAGGGTGCCGCGGTGACGGCGGGCCGCCCCGGTACGGCAACAACCCGTGGTGGGTCCGCCGGGAGAACCAGCCCGTGACCATGCCCGCCCAGCTGCGGGTGCTGGGCAAGGAGCGCACATCGCCCGGCTCGGGGCACCACCTGGCGCGCGGCGGTACCGGCCGAGCGGCGTGCGCTGATCGCCCCTCTCAATCACACCCGCCCCGGTCACCGCTGGGGCCTGATGCCCGGCGCGGCGAGGCAAGTCGTCGTGCCCGGCCGTTGCCGCAGCTGACCGAATACGGGGCTAGGGCCTCTCGTTTGGATCATTCCGGCGTCGCGGGGTCGGTCGAAGACGCACCGCACCTCCCAGCCGGCCTGATCCAAACGAAAGACCCTGGATCGCGGGAAGTTCACCGCCCTCGACGTTCAGGCTTGCCCCGGTGATCCACTGCGCTCGGTCCGGGACGAGGTGGGCGACGGCTTCGGCGATGTCGCGAGGGTCTCCGGGGCTCCCGGCGGGATGTCCGCGGTGACCGCGGCGAGTTCGACGCCCATCGCGTCGTCGAAGCTCTGGCGGACCTCGTCGGCGCCCGGAGTGAGCACATTGCCGGGCATGATCACGGTGACGCGGATCCCGGCGGGCGCGAGCCCGGCGGCGAGCGCCTTGCCGTAGTTGTCGAGTGCGGCCTTGGCCGCGGCGTGGTGAGCCATGGGCGGGCCTGGCAGGATCGCCGAGCCGGAGGAGATGTTGACGATCGCGCTGCCCGCCCCGGCCTCGCGCAGTGCCGGCAGCAGCGCGTTGGTGCAGGTGTGCAGGAAGGTGTCGAGGGCTGCCGTTCGCTGTTCGTTGCTGTTGCAGGGCTGTAGGCAGGCCCATTCGTCGAGCAGGGTGCGGTTGAAGCGTTCGGCTTTGCCGATGCTCGTACAGCTGTCAAGGAAGGTCGGGCTGCGGTTGCCAGATCGTCGCGGGCAGGTGGGTGCGCTGGGGTTCGCGGGACGAGCAGGCCGTAGACCTCACGGGCGATGTGTCGTTTCAAGCAGCGGATGATCTCGGTCTTCGTCTTGCCTTCGGCTGTTCTGCGGGCCACGCAGGCGCGTGTGCGTGGCTCCCGGGCCATGCGGCTGACGGTGATCATGCAGAGGGCGTGGTCGGCCTGACGGTCGCCGCCGCGGTCGAGGCGGTGGCGGCTGGTGGTGCCGGAGGAGGCAGGGATCGGGGCGACGCCGCAGGGGTGGGCGAAGGCAGACTCTGAGCGAAGGCGTCCTGGGTTGTCGCCGACAGCGACGAGACCTCGGCCGCCTCCCGGCCCAGGGCCTTCAGCAGGGGCAGCTCACCGCGCTCCAGCACGGTCACCTCCGCGCCGGCCGCCCGGGCCGCGGCACACCAGGCCGGTGAACCCACAGCACATCAACAGATCTCTCTCCGAGCGTTGGCCGTGCTCCGTGCCGTTCGTGTCCGGCCGGGTCGTCCAGCGGCCCCGTGAGGCGGGCCGAACCGGCGTGCCGGGCAGGGCGGTTGGCTGGAAATTGTTCCTGTGTGCCTTGTGCGGGGGCGGGTTCGCCGCTGTACGCGCCGACGGCGGCCTGTGTCTGCGCCGACCCGGCGTGCCCGCAGGGCAGTTGCCGCCCGGCCGGGCGGCGGTTTACCACACGGTCCTGCCCGGGTGATCTTTTCCCGACGAAGTGAAATGGTGGAGCCGGCGGGCCCCTGCCCGTCACTTCATGCCATGTACGTGACTAGCATGAGGCCCGCGCGTGATCCGGAAGACGGCCTGCCGCCCTCCGGGTCACCGGAATGCGCCTGTCGTGACGTACCGAACTCTCATGGACCCAGGGACCGCTGAATGCCAGTGCCAGCTCGCCCCCGCCCGCCCCGATCCGAGCCGGGCGGGCGTGCGCCCGCGGCCGTGGTCCCCGCGGTGCTGGCCGGGACGGCCGCGGGTGCCGCGGCGGTGGCCGTCGCCGCCCCGGACGCGGCCCGTGCCTGGGCCGCCGGCACGGCGGCCGTGGCCTGGCTGTGCGTGGCGGCCCTCACCGTCGCCTTCTCCGTGCGGCTGCGCAGGTTCTCCCGCCTGGCCCGGTCCCGCAGCGACGAGCTGGAGAGGACCAAGAAGGACTGGATGCGGCACGGGGCCGAGACGGACCAGCTGGCCGGCACGACTCTGGGCTCGGTCGTGCGGCAGCTGAAGGACGGAGCCAGTGCGGAGCAGGCCCTGGCCGGTGTCCCCGCCCCTGGCGACCCCTATCTGCGGCGCCTGCTGCAGGTGTTCGCCGGTGAAGTCGGCGCGGCGGTGCGGGAGGCGGCCGGGGCGCGTGCGGAACTGGACGGGGCCCGGCGTGAGCTGGAGCGGTGGGACACCGAACTCCAGCACCTCACCCGGGAGATCCTGCCCGCGGCGGTGGCCCTCCTGCGCGAGGGCAGCTCGGCCGAGACCGTTCTCGCCCAGCTCGCCCGGCCGTCGAAGACGTCGCTGCGTGCTCCCGCCGAAACGTTCGTCCGGGAACTCGCCCACAGCGAACGCCGCTCGGCCGCCGCGCAGGCGGCGTCGGCGAAGGCACTCAGCCGGGTACAGGCCAAGACCGTCAGCATGCTCGCCGACCTGCGGGAGATGCAGGACCGGCACGGCGCGGACGTCTTCGGCGACCTGCTGCGCCTGGACCACAGCACCTCCCAGCTCGGTCTCATGACCGACCGGCTGGCGCTGCTGATGGGCGGGCGGTCCAGCCGGGTCTGGAACAAGCCGATCGTCATGGAGAGCATCCTGCGCGGCGCGGTGGGCCGCATCGCCGCCTACCGCCGGGTACGGCTGCACAACTCCAGCCGTGCCGCCCTGGCCGGTTTCGCGGCCGAGGGCGTGATGCACCTGCTGGCCGAACTCATGGACAACGCCGCCAACTTCTCGCCGCCCATCGACGAGGTCCATGTGTATGTGGAGGAGCGCAGCGCCGGCCTCGTGGTGACCATCGAGGACAGCGGGCTGAAGATGTCCGACGCCGCCATGCGCCGCGCGCAGGAGTCGGTCTCGGGCCAGGTCACCGACCTCGCCGCGCTCCAGGGCACGCGCCTCGGGCTCGGCGTCGTGGGACGGCTCGCCGCCAAGTACGGCATCAGTGTCAGCTACCGGCCGTCCTCGCGCGGCGGTACCGGCGTCGTCGTCCTGCTGCCGCCCCAGCTGGTGGCCCAGCAGCGGGAACCGGCCGCCGCCGGCCTCCCGGGCAGCACCGCACAGGTCCCGGCCGCTGCCGCACCCTCCGCGTCCCCCGCGCCGGCGGTGTCCGGCAGCGGGGAGGTCCCGCAGGAGGGGCAGATGTTCGCGCCGGCCGACGTCGCCCCGCGCGGGGACCGGGTGCCGCCGCCCGGCGTCCCGGCCCGCGGACGGGGGACCGCCACGCCGAACGGGCTGCCGGTCCGGGCTCCGGGACACACCATGGCCGCCGCGGAACGCGGACGGCCGCAGCCGGGCACCGGATCGGCCCCGCCCCCGTCCGACGCCGCCGGACCGGCCCGCAACGCGGGCAGCCGGTTCGGCGCCTACCACCACGGCCGCCGCGCGGGAGGCAGCACTCCCGGCGCGGCCCCCGGCCGCTCAGGGCCCCAAACGGGCCCCGGACCTGATGCCGTCCCGGATCCCGGACCGGGATCCGGACCGGGATCCGGGACGGATCCCGGGGCCGACGCCTAGCCCACCGGCCCGCCCACCGGCCGACGCCCAGCCCACCAGCCCACCGGCCCGCCGCGCCACCGGGCACGGCAGCACCCGCACCGAACCGCCGCACCCCGTTCGATTGGAGGAACGGGCCGGGAGACCGCCAGCGGTCCGATCCCGTCCCGCCCGTCATGGAGACCACCGACAACAGCCTCACCTGGCTCCTGAGCAACCTTCTGGAGCACACGCCGGGCACCCGCCACGCCCTGGTCCTGTCCCGGGACGGCCTGAAACTGTGCTGGACCGAACACCTCACCCTGGACCAGGCCGACCAGCTGGCGGCCATCTGCTCCGGGATCCAGGCCCTCGCGCAGGGCGCGTCCGTGGAATTCGGCGACGGCTCGGGAGGCGTACGGCACTCCATGACCGAGTTCCACGGCGGACTGCTGTTCATCGTGGAGGCGGGCCTGGGCGCACACCTCGCGGTGATCGCCCGGGAAGACGCCGACCCGGGCGTGGTGGGCCACCGGATGAGCGAACTCGTCGAGCAGATCGGCGAGCACCTGCGGGCCGAGCCCCGCACACCCGCCGGCGGGAGCGCCCCCGCGTGAGCCGCAAACCCGTGGACGTCGGCGACCCGGACCGGCTCTACACGGTGACAGGCGGGCGCAGCGAGGCCGACGAAGCGTTCGACCTCGTGACCCTGATCGTCAGCGAGTGCGAACCGGCCCCGGGCATGCAGTCCGAACACGTGCGGATCCTGGAACTGTGCCGGCATCCCACCGCGCTCGTGGAGATCTCGGCCGAACTCAGGCTGCCCGTCACGGTCGTACGTATCCTGCTGGGCGATCTCCATGCCCTGGGCAAGGTGACAGCCCGCCACCCCCGCACCGCGAGGTCCGCAGCGGACCTCCCCGAAACCGCCATGCTCCAGGAGGTGCTCCATGGGCTCCGCAACCTCTGAGCTGCCGTCCCAGCGCACGCCGCTGACCGACGCGGCCGAGACCGGCCTGAAGATCGTCGTCGTGGGCGGCTTCGGTGTGGGCAAGACGACGCTGGTCCGCTCCGTCAGCGAGATCCGGCCGCTGAACACCGAGGAGGTGATGACGCAGGCCGGGCAGGACGTCGACCGGACCGCCGGCGTGGAGGGCAAGACGACGACGACCGTCGCCTTCGACTTCGGGCGCATCAGCCTGAACCAGCGGATGGTGCTCTACCTGTTCGGCGCACCGGGCCAGGAACGTTTCTGGTTCCTGTGGGACCGGCTCTTCGCCGGCACCCTGGGCGCGGTGGTCCTCGTGGACACACGGCGCATGACGGACTCCTGGTACGCCATCGACCGGCTCGAACACCACAAGACACCGTTCGTCGTGGCCGTCAACCGGTTCGACGGCGACGAGAGCCGTTTCTCGCTCGAGGAGATCCGCCAGGCCCTGGCACTGGGCGACCACGTGCCGATGGTCGACTGCGACGCGCGGGTCAGATCATCGGGCAAGGAAGTCCTGATCACTCTCGTGGACCACCTCCACTCGCTGGCACTGACCCGGGAGAAGACCTCGTGAGCGACCACAACAGCGCCTCCCCGGCCGCTCCCCCGCCGGGCTGCCCCGCCCACGGCTCCGCAGTCCGGCTGGCCGGGCTGCAGTTCCAGCAGTCGGCCTCCGACCTGTACCGTTCCCTGCGCCGGGAACACGGGGCGGTCGCCCCGGTCCTGCTCGACAACGACATCCCCGCCTGGCTGGTCCTCGGCTACCCCGAGGTCTGCTACGTGAGCGCCCACGACGAACTGTTCGCCCGGGACTCCCGGCGCTGGAACCAGTGGCCGAACATCCCCGACAACTGGCCGCTCCTGCCGTTCGTCGGCTACCAGCCCTCCGTACTGTTCACCGAG carries:
- a CDS encoding SDR family NAD(P)-dependent oxidoreductase produces the protein MHTCTNALLPALREAGAGSAIVNISSGSAILPGPPMAHHAAAKAALDNYGKALAAGLAPAGIRVTVIMPGNVLTPGADEVRQSFDDAMGVELAAVTADIPPGAPETLATSPKPSPTSSRTERSGSPGQA
- a CDS encoding roadblock/LC7 domain-containing protein, which translates into the protein METTDNSLTWLLSNLLEHTPGTRHALVLSRDGLKLCWTEHLTLDQADQLAAICSGIQALAQGASVEFGDGSGGVRHSMTEFHGGLLFIVEAGLGAHLAVIAREDADPGVVGHRMSELVEQIGEHLRAEPRTPAGGSAPA
- a CDS encoding ATP-binding protein, translating into MPVPARPRPPRSEPGGRAPAAVVPAVLAGTAAGAAAVAVAAPDAARAWAAGTAAVAWLCVAALTVAFSVRLRRFSRLARSRSDELERTKKDWMRHGAETDQLAGTTLGSVVRQLKDGASAEQALAGVPAPGDPYLRRLLQVFAGEVGAAVREAAGARAELDGARRELERWDTELQHLTREILPAAVALLREGSSAETVLAQLARPSKTSLRAPAETFVRELAHSERRSAAAQAASAKALSRVQAKTVSMLADLREMQDRHGADVFGDLLRLDHSTSQLGLMTDRLALLMGGRSSRVWNKPIVMESILRGAVGRIAAYRRVRLHNSSRAALAGFAAEGVMHLLAELMDNAANFSPPIDEVHVYVEERSAGLVVTIEDSGLKMSDAAMRRAQESVSGQVTDLAALQGTRLGLGVVGRLAAKYGISVSYRPSSRGGTGVVVLLPPQLVAQQREPAAAGLPGSTAQVPAAAAPSASPAPAVSGSGEVPQEGQMFAPADVAPRGDRVPPPGVPARGRGTATPNGLPVRAPGHTMAAAERGRPQPGTGSAPPPSDAAGPARNAGSRFGAYHHGRRAGGSTPGAAPGRSGPQTGPGPDAVPDPGPGSGPGSGTDPGADA
- a CDS encoding DUF742 domain-containing protein — its product is MSRKPVDVGDPDRLYTVTGGRSEADEAFDLVTLIVSECEPAPGMQSEHVRILELCRHPTALVEISAELRLPVTVVRILLGDLHALGKVTARHPRTARSAADLPETAMLQEVLHGLRNL
- a CDS encoding ATP/GTP-binding protein; amino-acid sequence: MGSATSELPSQRTPLTDAAETGLKIVVVGGFGVGKTTLVRSVSEIRPLNTEEVMTQAGQDVDRTAGVEGKTTTTVAFDFGRISLNQRMVLYLFGAPGQERFWFLWDRLFAGTLGAVVLVDTRRMTDSWYAIDRLEHHKTPFVVAVNRFDGDESRFSLEEIRQALALGDHVPMVDCDARVRSSGKEVLITLVDHLHSLALTREKTS